Proteins found in one Marinilabiliales bacterium genomic segment:
- a CDS encoding sugar isomerase, whose translation MNINEERYKRYHLVKEMYDSVNYIKNFSARDVYGFLQGITPGSPLMLTGEGSSRIFPAKNAVHRRLMANTGPLVLTESSTDLAGKNLEGFVVLGASNSGKTKELVTLFRDLKAGGHKQLYGLTCNRDTLLEKYSEKTYIIDAGPEKAVAASKTVVAQALFYDLLLAGLQNEEFDTPGLATAFEDALNYTPAERIVELICNAGMVWFSGNNNGVAEELTLKTNEIIRKKASYLPGTYLLHGVEEVMSPDDIIIMVDAYPGEFDKIMSVYTGNIGTPVVAISDTATPFNNVAIPDVPERFEPYVKLAAGWNLLVEAGIRLGIDPDKPVRARKIGNEASG comes from the coding sequence ATGAACATAAACGAAGAACGCTACAAAAGGTATCATCTCGTAAAAGAGATGTACGATTCGGTAAATTATATTAAAAATTTTAGTGCCCGGGATGTTTACGGGTTCCTGCAGGGTATTACCCCGGGATCACCATTGATGCTTACCGGTGAAGGAAGCAGCAGGATCTTCCCTGCCAAAAATGCGGTCCATCGAAGATTAATGGCCAATACCGGCCCCCTGGTACTTACAGAAAGTTCTACTGACCTAGCAGGAAAAAACCTGGAAGGTTTTGTTGTTTTGGGCGCATCAAACAGCGGCAAGACAAAGGAGCTGGTAACCCTTTTCAGGGACCTTAAAGCAGGAGGCCACAAACAACTTTATGGTCTGACATGTAACCGGGATACACTTCTCGAAAAATATTCAGAGAAGACATATATCATTGATGCCGGCCCGGAAAAGGCGGTAGCTGCAAGCAAAACCGTTGTTGCCCAGGCCCTGTTTTATGATTTGCTTCTTGCAGGCCTGCAGAATGAGGAGTTTGATACCCCGGGACTGGCAACAGCTTTTGAAGATGCATTAAATTACACACCTGCCGAAAGGATTGTCGAACTGATATGTAACGCCGGTATGGTCTGGTTCAGTGGCAATAATAACGGAGTTGCCGAGGAACTAACCCTGAAAACCAACGAAATAATCAGAAAGAAGGCCTCTTACCTTCCGGGCACTTACCTGCTGCACGGTGTTGAAGAGGTCATGTCGCCCGATGACATTATTATAATGGTTGATGCCTACCCCGGTGAGTTCGATAAGATCATGTCGGTTTATACCGGCAACATCGGCACACCTGTTGTTGCTATTTCAGATACGGCCACACCATTTAACAATGTCGCCATTCCGGACGTACCTGAACGGTTTGAGCCCTATGTAAAGCTAGCAGCGGGCTGGAACCTGCTTGTAGAGGCAGGCATAAGACTCGGTATTGACCCTGACAAGCCGGTAAGGGCTCGTAAGATAGGCAACGAAGCTTCCGGCTGA
- a CDS encoding N-acetyltransferase, whose amino-acid sequence MIELTEAKIEDRKKAYNWLFHSDFSDFLMNLEGYTRDTIPAYEEFCNEYWDFFFDGTQPENGRCYKVVTSGPEKEEIGFIYYTSFHVKEGIAEIDMWLKSLEYAGRGIGTEAVNLLVEKLHRELGLHTFFMRPSRKNTRAVNAYTKAGFKQTELVAEDYYKPEFIEEYRKGGYGEGNDVFLVKKLK is encoded by the coding sequence ATGATAGAACTTACTGAAGCCAAAATAGAAGACAGGAAAAAAGCCTATAACTGGCTGTTCCACTCCGACTTTTCTGATTTTCTGATGAACCTCGAAGGTTACACCCGTGACACAATCCCTGCTTATGAGGAGTTCTGCAATGAGTACTGGGATTTTTTCTTCGACGGCACCCAGCCCGAGAACGGCAGATGCTACAAAGTAGTTACCTCCGGTCCGGAAAAAGAGGAGATCGGTTTCATCTACTATACCTCTTTTCACGTAAAGGAGGGTATAGCAGAGATCGACATGTGGCTCAAATCACTGGAATATGCAGGGAGGGGAATAGGCACAGAAGCGGTTAACCTGCTTGTTGAAAAATTGCACAGGGAACTGGGCCTTCATACGTTTTTCATGAGACCATCAAGAAAGAACACCAGGGCGGTAAATGCTTATACCAAGGCAGGATTCAAGCAGACTGAGCTCGTTGCAGAGGATTATTACAAGCCCGAATTCATCGAAGAATACAGAAAAGGAGGGTATGGTGAGGGTAATGATGTCTTTCTGGTGAAAAAACTTAAATAG